In Miscanthus floridulus cultivar M001 chromosome 8, ASM1932011v1, whole genome shotgun sequence, the sequence GCCGAACAGGATCAGAAGGGCATGATGTGGCTGGTCTTGGAGTCGTACCCCGCGACGCAGCTCTTGCCGTTCACCCGGAAGATCTTGAGCAGCTCCGACGCCATCTGCCTTGTCGCCGCCGAGCACCCGCTCTGCATCAGCAGCAGAAGCTTGGTGAGCCCGCCCTCGCACGCCGCCGCGGCCTCCACGGCGCGCCGGTCCCGGTACCGGTGGCACACCGCCCACAGCACCGACACCGCCGCCTCCACGCCGCCCATCCCGCCCTTCATCATCTTGGACACCACCGCGGGCACCGCGGTCCCCGCCGACTCGCACACCGCGGCGCGGCCCTCGGCGCACCCCACCGCGGCTTCCAGCACGCGGAGCGCCTGCCTCGTGGACCCGGCGTCGTCGGCTTCCAGCACGCGCACGGCCGCGGGCACGGCGCCCAGACGGACCATCTCGGCGCGGGCGCCGCGCCGCGTCGCCGCGATAGCCGCCAGGCACGACAGCCCCGCCGCCACGGCCTGCCTGTCCAGGgtcaggccgccgccgccgctcttcttcttcttgtcgtcGTCCGCGGGGCCCACGAGGcggatcagctcgccgaccagctcctcggactccgccaccgccgcccgcgCGCCCGGGACTGCCGACGCCGCCGCATTGTGGAGCAGCGACTCCACCAGCCTCGCCGCGTCCACGCGCGCCTCCAGCGAGGTCCCGCTCCGCAGCACGCGCGCCAGGGCCGCGGCCGCGGACGCCGCGTCGGCTACCAGCGCCGCGGCCACGCGCCTCTTGCTCTCCTCCTCGATGCAGTCGGACGCTGCGATCGCCGCCAGCACACGCACGGCGGCCTCCGCGGCCTCCCTGTCCGCCGACCTCCGCAGCAGCACGGACGCCACGGTCTCCGCTGCGCCGCTGGCCCGAGCCAGCGCGTTCTTGTCGAACTCGTCCACGTCGTCGTCGGAGAGGAAAGCCGCGAGCTTCCGGAGCGGGGGGCAGGGGTCGGCGCCGGGGTCAGCGACCCGGCGGAGGagctcggcagcggcggcggccggcgtgggCCCGACGGCGGACGCCGCGGGcggtgaggaggacgaggaggaggagggagaggagggcgcGGCCGTGGACGCCCACAGCGCGATGAGGCGGCGCAGGGTGAGGTTGGGGACGAGGTCGGTGGAGGGGAGCGGGAGCATGGTGGCCGGGCAGGTGGTGTTGCCGGAGTCGAGCCAGCGCTCGATGGAGGCGCGCTCGTAGGTGACGCCCGTGCAGAGGCTCACGGGGGAGCGCATCACGTCCAGCGAGATGGGGCACCGGAACAGGTTGGGCACCTTCACCTCCAGGCCCTGGTACTCGGCCGATAGCCGCCCATTCATCTCGCGCCTCCCCATGGATCGATCCAAGTGGATTCCTGGCTTTGGTGCTGTTGGTCCTGTCCGTCTGCAATGCGGTGGGCAATGGCGCTGGGGGCAGAGAGAAGTGGAGGCGAGGGAACGGAGAAGAATGGGAAAGCGTCGAGGAAACAGGGGAAAGGGGCCACTGGTATTATAGGCAGTGGTGCTCTTTTGGTTCCACACCCTGTAGTACTGCTGTATTTCGGAAAGGGCCCCGCTGGGTGTTGCTGCTACTGGTGGCCATTTCAATTTTCCTTGATTTGAAAGGTACGAAAATTGCCCAGTTAGCTTGAACTTTTGAACAAAGGAGTCCGGCTTATCAgttatggtacagtgtttttccctacataacaaatcagcatcagtcgACTTATCAGCCATAGAAACCATCAGTCGAACAACTCGTGAGCTAGAGATTACTTCGAGCAAGTATACGAAACAACTGTAGGTGAACTTTATGTTGAGGTAGATAAGAGAAGCGCGCGCTGTAAATTTATAGTCACCTTATGCACAAGGATCAATAAATTTATGAAAGAAACGTGTTGGTCACAAGTGAGCTAACGAGTATGTTGATAGATAAACTATAAGTGTACATACAACCAGCAGTGTACACTTATTAGCTCATCTACATACTATTGTGCACAAGTATCACTAACAAAAACATCATTTTGACACCGTCACATTACTCAAGCGTAATGTACCGTATGATGTATCATCCTTCCACTATTTTGCTATAATTGTTCATTAGAACATTGTGCAGGAAACCGGCGAAAGACAAATTGGCGCCAACCCTAAGTTCGGCCTATATACAGGACAACATTAGAGCGTATTGTATTATACGAACTCTTTTCATGCGTCGGGTTAGGCAGTAAGTAAACGTGCCACAAACGTAGGAAAAGTCGCATAGCAAGTTTGAACAGTCACACCGTGCCAAACCGGTGTCAATGCAGGAGTACAGTACCAGTACgtgacattgctggaatgacaGGGACAGGAGAAGAAGATCCAAAATCTGCTGTAACGTAAACTGAAACCACATAAACACAATGGGACAGTGCAAATATTCGGTCTCTGAGGGTGCGCGATGCAAGAAAAAAAGAACCGagcaaggaggaagaagaagagaaacggGGGCGCGGGAATGCGGAAAGCTGGCGTGGAAAGGGCAGTGAGGGTCAAAGTACTAGGCGAATTGAGACGACGTATGGACCGGGCAGCGAGGGCCGTCCTTGCCGTTGGCGAGGTGCTCTCCTCCTCCCCCCTGTTCTAGCATCCGTTGCCTGGTGGCTTCGCTACACGCAGGCAGCAGCACCGGCCGTTTAGCACTTGCGCCCGCGTGCTCAGACGACGAATGAACGCCCTTTCCGCGTCGGGTAAGACTTGGCCATGCGCGCCACGGATGCAGCGCCGGAAGGAGACGAGCTTAGCTCCGGGGTTGGGTCGGTCGACAGCGACGAGAGAGCGGCGACGTGTGAGTGCGGCGCCACTACGGAACAAAAATTTACAGCTaggcgacgccgacgccgacgcgtgCTTGCTTGCTGCTACGGATGTGTCTGCACGCGCGATTTACCATGGGTTCTAGAAACGAAGGTTCTAGACCGACGAGAGGCGTCGACGTCGTGCGCTTGGGCCGGAGCGAACTGCGTCGTTTTTATCGTGGCTACCGGCTACCGGCCACCGGCCACCGGCCACCTGTACATAGATAGttcatggcaaaaaaaaaaagtgtgcTCTGCGTGGTCATATTATCAGCCATAGAAACCACAATCACCCTTTGTACACTTGCAAACCTCACAACAATCGTTCAAAATGTCTTTTTTCTTGTTATTTGTATCTCATCGAGTGACCATTTTGTACCTTGGGTGGGGTGGGGGGTTGTTGAAAAAAAATATACGGTACCACTACCGAATCTTTAAAACATCAGGAAGCTGTCGATGGGG encodes:
- the LOC136473630 gene encoding U-box domain-containing protein 27-like; amino-acid sequence: MGRREMNGRLSAEYQGLEVKVPNLFRCPISLDVMRSPVSLCTGVTYERASIERWLDSGNTTCPATMLPLPSTDLVPNLTLRRLIALWASTAAPSSPSSSSSSSPPAASAVGPTPAAAAAELLRRVADPGADPCPPLRKLAAFLSDDDVDEFDKNALARASGAAETVASVLLRRSADREAAEAAVRVLAAIAASDCIEEESKRRVAAALVADAASAAAALARVLRSGTSLEARVDAARLVESLLHNAAASAVPGARAAVAESEELVGELIRLVGPADDDKKKKSGGGGLTLDRQAVAAGLSCLAAIAATRRGARAEMVRLGAVPAAVRVLEADDAGSTRQALRVLEAAVGCAEGRAAVCESAGTAVPAVVSKMMKGGMGGVEAAVSVLWAVCHRYRDRRAVEAAAACEGGLTKLLLLMQSGCSAATRQMASELLKIFRVNGKSCVAGYDSKTSHIMPF